GCTTTGGGTGTTCCGTTTATACTGGGCCTGTCCGGTGACATATGCCCGGATCATTTCCTTATATCAAACCTGGAGGAAATGATCGCCTGGAATGAACAGCAGAAAACCCAATATCTGATAATTGAAACTGCCGGACTCTGTAACCGCTGTTCACCTGCCACCGCTCACACGGTCAGCATCTGTGTGACAGATTGTACCAGCAGCCTGCGTTCCCCCAAAAAGCTGGGTCCAATGCTGACAACCGCTGATATCATCCTCATGACCAAGATCGATATGGTTTCACAGGCAGAAAAAGAAATTATCCACTATAATATAAGCTCCTTAAACCCAACCGCTCATATCTTTCCGGTAGACGGATTATCCGGTTACGGCAGCGGACTTCTCTTCCAGTACTTAGAAAGCCTTCCCCAAACAGAGTGGAACAGTAGTGACACCCTGCGCCACACCATGCCTGCCGGTGTCTGCTCTTACTGTGTGGGAGAAAAACGGATCGGCACCATGTATCAGCAGGGCATTGTGGAAAAAATGGAATTTAAGGAGGTACCCCATGTTTCATGAATTGACAATTATTCCGGGCCGCAATAAAAACGGACAACCGGAATCCTTTGCTCCCCTTACCATGAAGCCGGGACAGCTGTACGCAGTTGTAGGCCATACCGGTTCAGGGAAAAGCCGGCTGATTCAGGACTTAGAGCAGCTGGCCTGCGGCGACACGGTCTCCGGGCGCCATGTATGGATCAACGGAAACTTACCGGATAAACAAGCCCGGTTCAACATCTCCAGGCAGCTGATCGCCCATCTCAGCCAGAATATGCGTTTCGTATTGGATGGGACGGTTGAGGAATTTATCCGCATGCACTGTACCTGCAGACAGCGGGACTGGCATAGGGTCCTTCCGGAAGTCATTGACCAGGCCAATGCTATCACTCCGGAGCATCTGCATGGAAGTGACGGCTTAAATCTTTTAAGCGGCGGTCAAAGCCGCGCCCTGATGATCGCTGATGTAGCGGTTTTGTGTGAAAGTCCCATTGTTCTGATCGACGAAGTGGAAAATGCCGGTATCCATAAAGAAAAAGCTTTGCACCTGCTGCTGAAAAAGCAGAAACTGGTACTGATCGCCACACACGACCCACACACTGCTTTAATGAGCGACTGCCGGATCTGTATGAAAAACGGCGGAATACAATCAGTAATTGAAAGAAATGAAAAAGAACAGGAAACCTGGGAACGCCTGCATACATACCAGCAATATATTGTAGAAATGCAAAGAAAGATGAGAGTCGGTGAATTATGCGTAAAATAAGTATGTACTGGAATAATATCTGTGTCCTGCACCGGTATGAAAAGAAACATATAGAAGAGGTAACATCGCTTTTAAAAGAACAGGATATCCTGCTGGAAACAGAATATTTTGGTCTGGGATATCCCAAAAAACTGTCGGAAGAGGTAAAAAAAACCGGGATCACACCGGACATCATAGTTTCCACCGATTTAGAGGTGTTTGAAGATCCGGATATCTATGGTTTGTTTAAAGAAGACCTGCTGGAAATACAGGACCTGCTTCCATTAAAAAAAGAGATTCGTAACAGCAATCTCTGTCAGGACAAGCGCCTTCTTCCTTTTTTAGTGATCCCGCTTATCATGGTATTTAACAGACAATTATTAGCCGGTCAGCCTTTGCCGGCATCTCTTAAAGAACTGGCAGAGCATCCCAAGGCCTTTGGCGGAAAGACAAATTCAGCCGGGAGGGGTGTTTTCAAACAGCTTACCTGGTTATACGGCAAAGAGTTTACCGATCTTTTTATGGAAAATGCCACGATCTTTGATATGCCGGTCCAGTCTCTCCAAAGTGTCCAAAAAGGGATAAGCCCTGCTGCAATTACTCCCTCCATCTTTGCTTTCCGGGCAGATGAAACACTGCTTTCACTCCGGTATCCCAAAGAGGGAGCCTTAACCGTTCCTTCTTTTATCGCTGTAAAAAACACACTGTCCGCCGATCTTGCCGGATGGATTCTGTCAAAACTGTTTACGGCCGGCTTTTGTAATTACTTTGCTGAATATGGGGAAATACAGCCCTGTTTCCAACATGCCAAAGATGTAAACATGGTGGCTGAGCATCAATACCGCTTTGTTTATCCTGACTTTGCAAAATCACCGGAAGGGTATGCGTAACATTGTCTATCGCATGTATCTCCCGATTCTGGCAGAAGGGGACAGCCTGAAAAACCAGCCAGGAATAAAGGGTCTGTCCGATATAAACGAAAAACAAGGCTTCGGCAAAATCGCCGAAGCCTGTCTATTCATCTTCCAGGAACATTTCATTTCCCGCCTAGAATCTAATTTAAACCCATTTTTCGTCTTTTTTTCATAATGTGATCTTCAATATCATTGGCTACCTGTACCGGATCATCTCCTAAAGCCACTTTACCGCCGGTCAGGCCCTCTACGTCTTCTGTGAGCAGCTTTACAAGCTTTGGTGCGCCGGTGATAAAGGGAGTGGGAGAAAGATGAGTATAAGCTCCATATGCAATGGCAAATAAGCCATCTATGGTGGCCTTCTGTTCCATCCACTCCGGTGCGGTCACTGCAATAGGCAGGTCAGAAATGTCTGCATCCAGATGGTCAGCCAGAGCCGTTACAAGCATGGAAATCCTTCCTGTATCCGTACAGGTTCCAAAGCTTAACACAGGGGGAATTCCCAAAGCCCTGCACACTCCCTGCAGTCCTTCTCCCGCCTGATCGATGGCGTCTAAATTGCACATACCCGCAACCTCTAACCCATGGTTTCCGCAGCCTCCAGCCACAACAAGGATGTCTTTTTTAATCAGTTCTTTTGTTAAATTCACCGTATTCCAATCCTGGGGACCATTTCTCAAGGTGGAGCAGTTTGCCAGAGCGACGATTCCTTTTAACTGGCCTTTTGCAATTACCTCCACCAGGTTATCTAAATCATTTCCGATTGCATTTAACACTGCTTCCGTAGAAAATCCGGCAATGGCTTTTTCCCTGTATTTTGGTACCATTGGCTTGATCTGGCCATGTCTTTTCTTAAAGTTCTCAATGGCAACGTTAATGCAAGTTTCCGCCATCTCCTCTGCCTTTCCAGGATAATATGGCATCTTATGTTCGGTGCCTGGAACACCGATAATCGTACTGACGCTTACAAGGGCAACCTGATATTTTTCCGCATATTGATCAATGGCAGGCGGGGAGCAGTTTTCCTCCATTACAAATGCATCCACCGTTCCTGTTGCTAAAAACGGCTCAATGGATAACCAGTTTCCCATAAGGCCCACAAACACATCATCCATTTCAAACCTCTGCAGTAATTCCTGTCCTGTTTCAATGGAGCCTACGATGTGGATACCCTTTGCTCCGGCCTGTCTGGCCATATCCTGATACTTCTCCATCCTTGCCTTCTGTAAAGTGGCGACCCCAATCCAGGGCTGATGTCCATTAAATGCAATATTTACGTAATCAGGATCCATAATTCCCAAATCCACATCCACTTCATGAGGCATTGGGGTTCCAAATAAAATATCCTGTGTCATTTCAAGGCCAATTTGCGCAGTATAAATAGTGGACAGACCCAAACGCAGGGCTTTTGTTGCCAGGGAAACATAATCACCATCTACGTTGGTAAGGCAGCTTGCAATGCTGTTCTGTACCTCATGTTCAACTCCTGAAGGGTAAATGTGTAAATCTTCCCAAATCTTTTTTCGTTTTTTGGGTGAAAAAACTTCTACCATAACACTTTTCTCATCAGGGCCTGATTTCATCTCCCGGTCAAGAAATTCTGCCAGGCAGACAGCCATCTGGTTTACATCCTGATTTGTATTGATCCCGGTTTTTTCACACATCCATTTTAATTTGTCAACGTCTGTAATCTGAAAAACTGTGTTCCCTTTTCCTGTTTCTTTTAAGGTCCGGAAGGCCTCATAAGCATGATGGGCATAAGTGGCAGCTCCCATAATGTTTCTCATAAGAAGATTTCTCATGGCCATGGCATCAGGGCCAATTCCGCAGACACCCTTTTCCGGTCCCTTCTGTTCGTTGATTCTGCAGGGTCCATTGGTACATAATTGGCAGCTTAATCCCTGCAGGCAAAACTTACATCGTATCTTTTCCTGCTCGTCCCATCTGGAAAATACGCTTGATAATCCGTCATCCCTTATCCTTACAAGCATCTCTTCCACGGAATCATGATAGCTTACCCGTCCTTCTGTCTTTTCTAAAACCGTCTCTGGCATAATTACCTCCATTAAAATATAATTCTGTCTGTAGTATGCCAAATTTTAGAAACCCTATTCTTTTTGCAGCGGAATCAAACGGTCTGTTTTGTGTATCTTTAGCCTCCCAGGGTTACATCCTGCCTGGAATACCATTCAATCGCATCGTATACGTGCTGCGGCGTAAAATCCGGCCAATAATCATCGATTACATACATATCCGAGTAAACGGACTGTACCGGCAGGAAACCGGACAGCCTTCTGCGGCCTCCCCACCGGATCACCAGATCGATCCTTGAAACATCGGCGGTTTTTAATTTAGGACCTATGGCTCCGTCATGAAGTCCCAGATCCCACTCCCAGCTGTAATTGACCAGAAAATTGATCTTCATTCCCCCCTTGCCGAACTGGTGTCTGTTGGTATATGGCTTCAGCTCCTCCGGAAACATGGCTGACGTTGTCTTTCCCAGAACCAAAAGCTCGGCATCTTCCTTTGACAGTTCCTCAACGGCTTTTACGCACGCCTTTGTAAATGCCTCCCTTTGAATTGACGGACGCTTTGTATTATCCACCGTAAAACCGTAAAAGGTCATTTCCTTAATCCCCAGTTTTCTGCAAAGGTTGTAAAGGACCATTCCAGGGGATATTCCATTGTCATACCCTGCCTCTTTTCCCATTCCCTTTCCAAGGGCCCAGCGGCGGTTGCCGTCTGGTATGATCCCAATGTGCTTTGGAATTCTCATACACTTCCTCCATCTTTTCCTGCTATATTTAAATTATATAGAAAGTATAGCCATTTTTTTCTCTTCCATAATTCTTCCTCCGGTAAATCATTATGGACAGGAAATCAAACAGACGGCACGCCCCTCTTCCCAGGGCATGCCGTCCATCTCCATACATGACTTTTATAGAAAATTATATTCTGTTAGTATCTTCTCCCGTCCCGTAGTCATATCCATAAAATATTCATAATAACTGATTCCCAGGAAGGAACCGGAAATGTTAATGATATTGTCAAAACCCCGGCCCTTTAAGGTCATGATTGCATTATAGCTTCTCTGGCTGGTCCGGCAGTGTAAGTATACCGGCCTGTCATGAGGAATCTCTGATACACGCTGCCTTAATTCACCCAAAGGGATATTCACAGCTCCAATGAGATGCCCCATCTCAAACTCATCCCGGCCTCTTACATCAATGATGCAGGCTTTGCTCTCCACCAGCTTACGCACTTCACTTACATGAACCTGTTTAAAGACTCCGTGAAGGACATTAAGCGCCACCAGTGCTGCCAGATTAACCACATCTCTTGCTGTGCCGAACACCGGTGAGTAGCAGAGCTCCAGTCCTTTCATATCCTCCAATGTTCCATTCATGGCAATAAGGGTTGCGATCACGTCGATTCGTTTGTCCACATTGCCTTTGCCGATGGCCTGGGCCCCCAGGATCCTTCCTGTGGGCACTTCGAATACAAGCTTAAAGTGCATGGGAGAACTGCCGGGCATCAGGCCTACCTTATCCATGGTCATGGTGTAGACAGAATCGCATGGTATATTATTTTCTTTTGCGGTTCTCTCATTTAAGCCTGTGGCAGCAGCGTTCAACTGGAACAGCTTAACAGCGCAGGAGCCAATGACTCCGTTATTCCTGGTGGACATGCCATACATGGCATCAGCAGCTGCCCTTGCCTGGCGCAGAGCCGGACCAGCCAGCGGGAGCCTGGTTGGTTTGTGGGTCAGACGCTGGTAGACCTCGATGGCATCACCCACTGCATAGATATGCGGGTCGCTGGTGCGGTAATCCGGCGACACCTTGATTGCACCTGTCTCACCGATTTCCAGACCGGCCTGCTTTGCCAGCTCTGTTTCCGGCAGTACGCCAATGGAAAGCACCACTGCATCGCAGGCAAGTTCCCTGCCTGAGTTTAAGATTACCTTATCCTCAGTGATGGCCTTCACACCGTCACCCACAGCCAGTTCCACACCCTGATCGCAGAGCTCTTTTTGCAGGATCTGGCTCATATCATAATCAAAAGGTGCCATGATCTGGCCGGCAGCCTCTGCCACAGCTACCTGCTTTCCTGCTGATTTCAGATTTTCCGCCACCTCCAGGCCGATAAAGCCGCCTCCGATTACCACCACACTGCGGACTTCTTCCCTGGCAACATATTGATCCAGCGCTGCAATATCATTTACATTGCGCACTGTGAATACATGAGGGAGATATACCCCCTCGATTGACCTGGGGCGGATAGGATAGGATCCCGGCGAAAGCACCAGCTCATCATATGATTCTTCATATTCCCGGCCGGATGCACCGTCTTTAATACGTATTTTCCTGAGGGCGGGGTCAATGCCGTACACCTCACTGTTTACACGCACCTCAATATCATAGGAATGTTCAAATCCCTCCGGCGTCATCAGCACCAGATAGTCCTTATCCTCCACGGTCCTGCTTAAATAATAAGGAAGTGAGCAGTTGGAGAAGGATACATGCTCTCCCCGTTCAAATATGGTTATGGACGCATCTGCATCCAGACGCCTGATCCTGGCTGCGGCGGACGCACCGCCGGCAACACCTCCTACAATAAGAACACGTTTACCCATGATCACACCTCCTTTGTAAATAATTTTCTTATTAATCTTCTTTTGCTGAAGCCGGCTTCTTTTCCAGGTTCAGCGACTTGTCATTATATACTGTCATATCAATATTATTGGTCAGTTTTGCAGCAACCAGACCGGTTACCATGCCATCGCTTACATTCAGGGCAGTTCTGGCCATGTCGATAACAGGCTCAATTCCTACCAACAGGCCTGCAAGGCCAACCGGGAGTCCAAGTGCAGATAACACGGTGATCCCTGCAAAGGTTGCGCCGCCGCCTACGCCGGCGATACCGATAGAAGCAAACGTGATGATGACTACCATCAGGATAAAGAAGGAAGGGGTAATGGGCTGGCCTACAGCAGGAGCCACCATGATTACCAGCATGGCAGGATAAATAGCCGCGCATCCATTCTGCCCGATGGAGGTACTGAGGGAACCGGCCAGGTTGGAAATTCCGTTATCCACGCCCATCTCATCTGTCAGGGTTCTGATGGTCAGCGGCAGGGTTCCTGCACTGGTACGGGAAGTAAATGCAAATACCAGGGTTGTCATGGCCTTCTTAAAATAGGTCATAGGGCTTACTCCCACTGCAGCCAGTATCAGCCCGTGAATGATGAACATGATAAATATCGCTGTATAGGAAGCAAGAACAAAGGTTACAAGCCGCAGGATACTGGTGTAGTCACTTCCGGCAATGGTCTTGGTCATCAATGAAAAGATGCCGAATGGAGTCAGCATAATAATCATCATGACCACTTCCACAACCAGGGTGTTCAGCGAATTCATTATTTTCCCGAAAAACTCCGCCTGTTCCGGGGCATATGTCCGTACCCCGATTACTCCGATTCCAAGGAAAGCCGCAAAGAGCACCACGGAAAGGGTTGCATTGTTTCCCTGTCCGGTAAGGGCATAGATCGGGTTGGATGGAATGATATCAATAATGGTATCTTCAATGGAAAGACCTTCTTTCGCCTTTTCCTCCAGCTGGGAAGTCTTCTTGCTCTCAGCCTCTCCAATCTCCAGTCCCTCAGCACTGACACCAAATGCCGCAGCTGTAGCACCGCCTACCACTGCTGCAATTGCTGCCGTGGACAGGAGGATTGCCAGTACAAGAGCGGTAATCTTGCCAAGGTTCTTGCCTGACTTCTGGTTAATGATAGCGCACACGATGGATACAAAAATCAGCGGGATAACCATCATCTTCAAAAGTTTGGTATAAGCAGTACCCACCAGGCTGATCCAGCGCAGGCTCTCAGAAACCGCCGCATCATCTGCCACTGTCTTTAAAACCGCACCAAATATAATACCGCCGAACAAACCGGCTATTACACGTACATTAAAAGATTTGCCTTTTTTCTGCAATACAAACAGAACACCCAGATAGATTAAAAAACAGATTACACTAATAGAAACAGCCATTTATTCCCCCACCTTTTCTTTGATATTTTTGATAATGCTTTCAACAGCAGTAACAACATTCTTTGCATCTGTAGCCAGGTTAATACGGATAAATCCGTGTGCCATAAGGCTGAACCATTCCCCAACATCGCAGGCAAGACGGCACTTGTTCTGGATAAAGCCGGCAGTCTCTTCCCCCGTAAGATAGCCCCTTAAGTCAATCCAGGACAGATATGTTCCTTCAAGAGGCGTAACCACGATCTTTGGAAGCTCCCTTTCAAACTCCTCCTTCATATAATTGTAATTGTGAATAATCAGTGCCTTCACATTCTCCAGCCATTCTTCCCCTCCCCGGAAAGCGGCCTCCACCCCTGTAAGCCCCATGAGGTTGACTTCCGGTGAACCAATGCCTTTGATGTACGCATCGTAGGTTTCCATCAACTGTTTGTCAAATATGATCACATGGGAGTGAATCAGCCCGGCCAGATTAAATGTCTTGGAACCTGCATTTAAGGTGATCAGAATATCCTTATACTTGCCGTTACTGACCACTGCGGAAGATACGAACTTCTTCCCCTCATAGGTAAAATCCTGATGAATCTCATCTGAAACCACCAATACACCATGTCTGTGGCAGATACCGAACATGGTATCCAGCTCTTCCTCTGACCATACCCGGCTTACAGGGTTATGGGGGGAACACAGAATGAACATTTCTGCCTTGTTGTCCACGATTTCCTTCTCAAACTTTTCAAAATCCAGGGTGTAATAACCGTTGTCATTATCAAGCTCACAGGTTACCAGCTTTCTGCCAGTGTTCAGTATGGCATCATAAAATGGGTAGTATACAGGAGGGCAGATAATAACGGAAGCTTCTTCTTTGGTATATGCCCTTACAGCCGCATATAAGGATCCCACCACCCCGGTAGCAAACCTTACATTTTCCCTGTCAAGTTCTACATTATGATGCTTCTTCTGCCATGCAAAGAAAGACTCAAAGCATGCATCCTCCACTGTGCCATAGCCAAACACGCCGTGGTCCACACGCTTTGCCAGCGCTTCTCTTACTGCTGCCGGTGACTGGATCTCCATATCGGCAACCCAGAGGGGAAGCAGGTCTGCATCTCCAAAAATCTCCTGAAGTGAGTCCCATTTTAATGTACCTGTTCCCCTCCGCTCCACACAATTTCCCCTACAGAACTTCTCAATGTCCATAAAAATACCATCCTTTTTCAAGTATAAGCGAGATGTTGCGTAATATTGTTAACTAACTTAACTATATTATAAAATGTATAGTGAATGTTGTCAATATATTTTTAATATACTTTTTATAATTAGGGCATTTTAAACATAAAATATTAATTTTTAACTTTTATAGTTAATTTACTTAACAATATTTCCATTTTGTTTGAAATAATATATTGAAGCCCTATTCTATATATGGTACTATTACATGTACAGATATCATCAATGGAACAGGAGCATCTATATGAGTCATATTTCAGATATAAACAGTGCGTATCAAAAGTTGAATGCACGGGCAGATACATTGTATGAATTTATTATCTTATATCACAACTACATCTATGCCCATCACACATATGAGAATGAAAACTTTAACATGATGGAAATACACACCCTTACCTACATTGACGACTCCCCCGGTATTACTGCCACTGAGTTGTCAAAAATATGGCACAAAAGCAAAAGTGCCATTTCCCAGGTTATCAAGAAGCTGGTTGACAACGGATATATAGAAAAACGCTACAAGGAGAACAATGAAAAGTCCGTATGCCTGTACGTAACAGAAAAGGGGCAGAGACTTTCCTCGGTTCACAAAGCATACGATGTTGCAGACATCACACAGACCACCTCCTATCTGATTGAACAGTGCGGTGAGGCAGACCTAGACGCCTTTTACCGGATTATTGAGAAGTATAATGAACTTCTGAAATCTGATTTGGAATCATAGGCATATCAGCTGTTAATATATTTAAGAAAAGCAAAAAAGCTGCATGATCGAAACCGTATGGTCAGATCAAGCAGCTTTTCTCATATGTTGCATTCCTTTTGTATTTCAAGTATCCCTCTGATGCCCAAAGGGGCCGTGTACTAAACAGCCAGTACACAACCCCTTTTGAGTGTCATATATAGATTTTCATATAATATCTTTAATCGGTTATTATCCTTAATTGTTCAATGCTGCCTGTGCTGCTGCCAGTTTTGCAATCGGCACACGGAATGGAGAACAGGATACATAATCCAGACCGATCTTATGGCAGAACTCTACAGAAGAAGGATCTCCGCCGTGCTCGCCGCAGATACCAACATGCATTTCCGGACGAACGCCCTTGCCTAACTTGATTGCAGTTTCCATAAGCTTGCCTACACCGGTCTGATCCAGTTTTGCAAATGGGTCATTCTCAAAGATCTTGGTGTCGTAGTAAGCATCTAAGAACTTGCCGGCATCATCACGGGAGAAGCCATAAGTCATCTGAGTCAAGTCATTGGTTCCGAAGCAGAAGAATTCTGCCTCTTTTGCAATGTCATCAGCGGTCAGGCATGCTCTTGGGATCTCGATCATGGTACCTACTTCATATTTCAAATTGCTTCCTGCTGCAGCGATCTCTGCGTCAGCAGTGTCAACAACGATCTTCTTAACAAACTTTAATTCTTTCTCATCACAGATCAGCGGGATCATGATCTCCGGGCAAACGTTCCAGTCTGAATGTGCCTTCTGTACGTTGATGGCTGCACGGATCACTGCCTTTGTCTGCATTTTTGCGATCTCAGGATAGGTAACTGTCAGACGGCATCCACGGTGTCCCATCATTGGGTTGAACTCGTGTAAGGAATCGATGATGCTCTTGATCTGAGCAACAGTCTTGCCCTGTGTATCTGCCAGCTTCTTAATATCATCTTCCTCTGTGGGAACAAACTCATGAAGAGGCGGATCTAAGAAACGGATGGTAACAGGATTTCCTTCCAGAGCCTCATAAAGTGCCTCAAAGTCGCCCTGCTGTACAGGAAGGATCTTTTCCAGAGCTGCTTCTCTCGCTTCAACGGTATCGGAGCAGATCATCTCACGGAATGCATCGATTCTGTCTCCTTCAAAGAACATATGCTCAGTACGGCAAAGGCCGATTCCTTCTGCGCCCAGTTCTCTTGCTTTTCTTGCATCAGCAGGTGTATCAGCATTGGTTCTTACTTTCAGTCTTCTGTACTTATCTGCCCATGCCATGATTCTTCCGAATTCTCCGATAATGGCTGCGTCTACTGTCGGAAGGATTCCGTCATAGATCTTTCCGGTAGAGCCATCAAGGGATAAGAAGTCTCCTTCATGATATTCCTTGCCTGACAGGGTGAATTTCTTGTTCTCTTCATCCATAGCGATTTCAGAACAACCGGATACACAGCATGTACCCATTCCACGTGCAACAACTGCTGCATGAGAAGTCATACCGCCGCGTACGGTTAAGATACCCTGAGCGGCCTTCATTCCTTCGATATCTTCCGGAGAGGTCTCAAGACGAACCAGGACAACCTTCTCGCCTCTTTCATGCCATGCTTTTGCATCGTCTGCTGTAAATACGATCTTACCGCATGCAGCTCCCGGAGATGCTGCCAGAGCCCGTCCAACAGGTTCTGTCTTCTTTAATGCTTCCGTATCAAACTGAGGATGGAGTAAGGTATCGAGGTTTCTTGGATCGATCATCTTAACTGCCTTTTCCTCTGAAATCATGCCTTCATCGACCAGATCACATGCAATCTTTAAAGCAGCCTTTGCTGTTCTCTTGCCGTTACGGGTCTGAAGCATGTAAAGCTTTCTATCTTCAATGGTAAATTCCATATCCTGCATATCTCTGTAATGGTCTTCCAGTGTGTTGCAGATTCCTATGAACTGCTCATAGGCTTCCGGCATAACTTCCTTTAACTGGTCGATCTTCTGAGGAGTACGGATACCTGCAACTACGTCCTCACCCTGTGCGTTCATTAAGAACTCGCCCATAAGGTGTTTTTCACCGGTTGCCGGATCACGTGTAAATGCAACGCCGGTACCGGAGGTCTCGCCCATGTTTCCGAACGCCATCATCTGAACGTTAACAGCTGTACCCCAGGAATATGGGATATCGTTGTCGCGGCGGTA
The nucleotide sequence above comes from Lacrimispora sp. BS-2. Encoded proteins:
- a CDS encoding GTP-binding protein, whose product is MKSKIILISGGAAAGKTLAASNLIRHIQSAGKRSSVCKIDCLHSDDPAAYQALGVPFILGLSGDICPDHFLISNLEEMIAWNEQQKTQYLIIETAGLCNRCSPATAHTVSICVTDCTSSLRSPKKLGPMLTTADIILMTKIDMVSQAEKEIIHYNISSLNPTAHIFPVDGLSGYGSGLLFQYLESLPQTEWNSSDTLRHTMPAGVCSYCVGEKRIGTMYQQGIVEKMEFKEVPHVS
- a CDS encoding ATP-binding cassette domain-containing protein; the protein is MFHELTIIPGRNKNGQPESFAPLTMKPGQLYAVVGHTGSGKSRLIQDLEQLACGDTVSGRHVWINGNLPDKQARFNISRQLIAHLSQNMRFVLDGTVEEFIRMHCTCRQRDWHRVLPEVIDQANAITPEHLHGSDGLNLLSGGQSRALMIADVAVLCESPIVLIDEVENAGIHKEKALHLLLKKQKLVLIATHDPHTALMSDCRICMKNGGIQSVIERNEKEQETWERLHTYQQYIVEMQRKMRVGELCVK
- the cooS gene encoding anaerobic carbon-monoxide dehydrogenase catalytic subunit, coding for MPETVLEKTEGRVSYHDSVEEMLVRIRDDGLSSVFSRWDEQEKIRCKFCLQGLSCQLCTNGPCRINEQKGPEKGVCGIGPDAMAMRNLLMRNIMGAATYAHHAYEAFRTLKETGKGNTVFQITDVDKLKWMCEKTGINTNQDVNQMAVCLAEFLDREMKSGPDEKSVMVEVFSPKKRKKIWEDLHIYPSGVEHEVQNSIASCLTNVDGDYVSLATKALRLGLSTIYTAQIGLEMTQDILFGTPMPHEVDVDLGIMDPDYVNIAFNGHQPWIGVATLQKARMEKYQDMARQAGAKGIHIVGSIETGQELLQRFEMDDVFVGLMGNWLSIEPFLATGTVDAFVMEENCSPPAIDQYAEKYQVALVSVSTIIGVPGTEHKMPYYPGKAEEMAETCINVAIENFKKRHGQIKPMVPKYREKAIAGFSTEAVLNAIGNDLDNLVEVIAKGQLKGIVALANCSTLRNGPQDWNTVNLTKELIKKDILVVAGGCGNHGLEVAGMCNLDAIDQAGEGLQGVCRALGIPPVLSFGTCTDTGRISMLVTALADHLDADISDLPIAVTAPEWMEQKATIDGLFAIAYGAYTHLSPTPFITGAPKLVKLLTEDVEGLTGGKVALGDDPVQVANDIEDHIMKKRRKMGLN
- a CDS encoding undecaprenyl diphosphate synthase family protein, encoding MRIPKHIGIIPDGNRRWALGKGMGKEAGYDNGISPGMVLYNLCRKLGIKEMTFYGFTVDNTKRPSIQREAFTKACVKAVEELSKEDAELLVLGKTTSAMFPEELKPYTNRHQFGKGGMKINFLVNYSWEWDLGLHDGAIGPKLKTADVSRIDLVIRWGGRRRLSGFLPVQSVYSDMYVIDDYWPDFTPQHVYDAIEWYSRQDVTLGG
- a CDS encoding FAD-dependent oxidoreductase — encoded protein: MGKRVLIVGGVAGGASAAARIRRLDADASITIFERGEHVSFSNCSLPYYLSRTVEDKDYLVLMTPEGFEHSYDIEVRVNSEVYGIDPALRKIRIKDGASGREYEESYDELVLSPGSYPIRPRSIEGVYLPHVFTVRNVNDIAALDQYVAREEVRSVVVIGGGFIGLEVAENLKSAGKQVAVAEAAGQIMAPFDYDMSQILQKELCDQGVELAVGDGVKAITEDKVILNSGRELACDAVVLSIGVLPETELAKQAGLEIGETGAIKVSPDYRTSDPHIYAVGDAIEVYQRLTHKPTRLPLAGPALRQARAAADAMYGMSTRNNGVIGSCAVKLFQLNAAATGLNERTAKENNIPCDSVYTMTMDKVGLMPGSSPMHFKLVFEVPTGRILGAQAIGKGNVDKRIDVIATLIAMNGTLEDMKGLELCYSPVFGTARDVVNLAALVALNVLHGVFKQVHVSEVRKLVESKACIIDVRGRDEFEMGHLIGAVNIPLGELRQRVSEIPHDRPVYLHCRTSQRSYNAIMTLKGRGFDNIINISGSFLGISYYEYFMDMTTGREKILTEYNFL
- a CDS encoding cation:dicarboxylase symporter family transporter, which translates into the protein MAVSISVICFLIYLGVLFVLQKKGKSFNVRVIAGLFGGIIFGAVLKTVADDAAVSESLRWISLVGTAYTKLLKMMVIPLIFVSIVCAIINQKSGKNLGKITALVLAILLSTAAIAAVVGGATAAAFGVSAEGLEIGEAESKKTSQLEEKAKEGLSIEDTIIDIIPSNPIYALTGQGNNATLSVVLFAAFLGIGVIGVRTYAPEQAEFFGKIMNSLNTLVVEVVMMIIMLTPFGIFSLMTKTIAGSDYTSILRLVTFVLASYTAIFIMFIIHGLILAAVGVSPMTYFKKAMTTLVFAFTSRTSAGTLPLTIRTLTDEMGVDNGISNLAGSLSTSIGQNGCAAIYPAMLVIMVAPAVGQPITPSFFILMVVIITFASIGIAGVGGGATFAGITVLSALGLPVGLAGLLVGIEPVIDMARTALNVSDGMVTGLVAAKLTNNIDMTVYNDKSLNLEKKPASAKED
- a CDS encoding MalY/PatB family protein translates to MDIEKFCRGNCVERRGTGTLKWDSLQEIFGDADLLPLWVADMEIQSPAAVREALAKRVDHGVFGYGTVEDACFESFFAWQKKHHNVELDRENVRFATGVVGSLYAAVRAYTKEEASVIICPPVYYPFYDAILNTGRKLVTCELDNDNGYYTLDFEKFEKEIVDNKAEMFILCSPHNPVSRVWSEEELDTMFGICHRHGVLVVSDEIHQDFTYEGKKFVSSAVVSNGKYKDILITLNAGSKTFNLAGLIHSHVIIFDKQLMETYDAYIKGIGSPEVNLMGLTGVEAAFRGGEEWLENVKALIIHNYNYMKEEFERELPKIVVTPLEGTYLSWIDLRGYLTGEETAGFIQNKCRLACDVGEWFSLMAHGFIRINLATDAKNVVTAVESIIKNIKEKVGE
- a CDS encoding MarR family transcriptional regulator, with product MSHISDINSAYQKLNARADTLYEFIILYHNYIYAHHTYENENFNMMEIHTLTYIDDSPGITATELSKIWHKSKSAISQVIKKLVDNGYIEKRYKENNEKSVCLYVTEKGQRLSSVHKAYDVADITQTTSYLIEQCGEADLDAFYRIIEKYNELLKSDLES